The DNA segment GATTCTTACAAATCAAGTTTGGAGGATCCGACTTTCAATATTGTTATTTCTTCTCTACAAGTGCTACTATTTGTCAAACCAACTTGGTCCTGCTACTGGAGCTGGTGAAATAAACGCTAACTGTTTTATCCTAATAAAACTCATTTTTTGTCGTTCTGTAAACATATTGCAgctgacaaaatatatttttttctcactttaaaaatagttttttcatcagaaatatttgtttctttgttataaTTGGCTTTAAAACTAGCTTTCTATACCAGCACTTTTTCTCTTGTTTTGGTTCTTgtgtctattgtttttttttattaagttagTGGATGTGTACCTTGTACCGATTTAATTCAAATGCAACTGATATGTAcaggatttttttatgttgtgctgCTACACCACATTCCCatagttttatataaaacataaaactgaaaatggaaatggggaatgtgtcaaagagacaacaacccgaccatagaaaaaacaacagcagaaggtcagaACGTTTTAACTTCTTTATTAATTCGGAAATCTTTGTTGGTGcgctttttataattttaagaaaggtgACACCATGATACTCGTTTTGAATatcaacattattttatattcacatCAACTTTCAATTGTTTCCTTCATGAAATTATTCCCTAACGTCCTAAATAAGGTTAACTTTATCAAATCCGTTATTCTCCCCTGTGTGTATGATAGGACTTCAAAATACGATACAAGCACATAAAAACGAGCAAACCTCTTGTTATACGTTTTATACCATTTTACCCGAACCTGATGTTCTGTTTGTTCACCAGTCGCtgtccatttaaaaataaataaataacgtCGATATGTATGCTTAAAAAGAATCAATGAGAACGAAAGGGGCACATCCTTTGAGATTACTAGTGCCTGCAAGTATGTTTTCTTTCATCTAAATGTTTGTTCatgaaacaaaatgtgtatttatGCATTTCTGAACTCATCTATTGCAAAAATCAAGCAGACACCGTTTGAGTTGTATTACATCGGTCTTTTCGAAGCCTATTGTATCTGATTAAGCAGTATTTATTTTCTCCTTGTTTAGTGAAGGTTATACATTGAGTAACCTATaatattgttaacttttataTCATTGTTGGGTCCGGTAGAGAGTTGTCTataattgacaatcataccacatgttcttaATTTATACACACAATCTATATGGAATAGAATAgactatttttatttcttaaattacaGGGCCCACAAAGAGCATGAAAGGCATAAAATCATGCAAAACacagtgtacatgtacatgcatattttagtaatttagcaTTGGTAAAAGTGCCAACACTATATATTACGAATGCGCAATCAAATAATAGTAATATTACATCATATGCGTTCggatataaaatcaaaacaggTATCTCTATTCATTAAATGATGAATACAATGTtgaagaaaaagtaaaaaagttacATAACAAAATAAGTTAATCGAGTAAATATACTGCACAAATGTATTTGTTGATATAACGTACAGGATGTAACATATACCAAAATACGTATTGTCCAATATCCACCCCTCCCCCACTATTTCATATAAGTGAGCAGCAACTGCTTTGCattgaaacaaaacataagCCCATAGTATTTATTTTGCTGTAGTCATTTTCAAAccaatttcaaattgaatgaaaatatCTAACTTCTATCCTTTAAATGTGGCTGGCATTTATGGTGTATCATGACATTGTAAAgaagacttttaaaatgtctttaaagTCTTGTCCGTCATAGTTTTTTACCGTTACTTTATGGCCATCATGCAGACCTGCTATCATACTGGACagctctaaaaaaaaatatttcagtattaacaatgtatataattcatttactgAGGAATGTTACAATATTTgtaatcttgtttatttttcacttcaatttttttctgtcGATACTAACAATAATCGCGTAAGGTTTTAAATACTCATAGAAAGACCTGAAACATCTGACTTTATGTTATTTACAGACTTCGGTAttctcaggcatagataaccttagctgtatttggcaacacttttaggaattttggatctcaatgctcttcaactttgtactttatttggcttttttaaaacgtttttggattcgagcgtcactgatgagtcttttgtagacgacgtatataaaaatttagtcctagtatctttgatgagtttatccacACTTTGTTAAAGATGGATCCGGTTTTGAAGTAATTTTTCATTGCAGTACACATGTATCTtagacataatttaaaaaaaacctgacctCCTATTAATGATAGGGTTACAATTTGTGATGTGGTTTCAGATTTATAAAGACAAACGCCCTGTGATACGCATTTGAATGGGTACGGAAAATTAGTATAAAGATGTTAATCTGCATAATAAACTGAATCATCGGatcaaattttgatatcaatttttgtgttgAACTCTTCTTGTTCTGATTTCAATTTAGTATGGTTTCTAGTCGGTCCATTAGAATGTGTGAAAGAGTATATAGAACGTCAAGTCAAACCCCTTTTGTAGTATGTTGTGTCTGTCAAAACATCGTAGTGTTTTTTAAAAATCGGTTGAAAGGTGCATTATTGATGAGCTCAAGATAACATCCAGGATTTTACTGTACAAGATGCTTTAGatgtatttgatttgttaaaagtatttttttcctCTGTGAAATGCTTTGTGTTTAATATCTGAAACAATTTCctgcatatatatttgttttgcttaaaagtagaaaaaaatctaGATGAAATAGCCTACTTCTTCCTGAGTTTGGTCGGAAAAGGCACAGTATTTTCTTATCCATTCCAACTGCTCTCCCGATCTCATAACCAACACCAAGGGATGGCTGTGTTACTTCTGCAATTAAAACTAAAATGGAAAATTTTAAGCagttttattatgaaataaaagaagTCGTTTCTTCTGTTCAAATTGGtatataatttttgataaaCTGAATCATCGGATCAGACCAGGATAGGATTATtccatttaaaaacaaaaagacctCGATGCATAATTTCAATCATCTGGTCCATATCCGATGAGAGAGAGATATACGAAAAAACACACAATATCACAAATCATTCAAAACGTGAGTTGACCACTCGGGATTTTATGCATATTTCTTTCAGAGATAGTAGTAGTTAAATCAATAAGACTGATATCAAACATGCAAACAGCAAACATGACAAAGCAGAACACTTGACTAGTCCGAAGCATTTTCCAGTATCGGTCGGAAAGCTTTTGATTTGACTATTTTATATATTGCCTTGAAAATTGTCGATTTCAACAATTCCTATTTTAACTTATCGTATGTTAATTATGATTGACGAAGAGTTGTAAATGAGAAAGTCGCGATGTAAATTGGGCACGCACGGAGGAAGCCTAAGAACAACATTATAAGGCAAGTATTACAGTAGAACACACAAGGAAAGCCCAGCAGGATCAGACCAAAATACACGTGGAGAAGGAACGTTGCAGCAGAAATGGAGAAAGAAGTGTACAAGTGGTATGATCTGCAGAGGctagcaaaaacaaaacaaggtAGAAAAATAT comes from the Mytilus trossulus isolate FHL-02 chromosome 3, PNRI_Mtr1.1.1.hap1, whole genome shotgun sequence genome and includes:
- the LOC134712462 gene encoding putative 2'-deoxynucleoside 5'-phosphate N-hydrolase 1 isoform X2, translated to MKIYFCGSIQGGRQDADLYATIIGELKSEYGEVLTEFVGSPTSEQDEIELGSKEVHQLCLTKLKSADEVTQPSLGVGYEIGRAVGMDKKILCLFRPNSGRKLSSMIAGLHDGHKVTVKNYDGQDFKDILKVFFTMS
- the LOC134712462 gene encoding putative 2'-deoxynucleoside 5'-phosphate N-hydrolase 1 isoform X1 encodes the protein MKIYFCGSIQGGRQDADLYATIIGELKSEYGEVLTEFVGSPTSEQDEIELGSKEVHQLCLTKLKSADVLIAEVTQPSLGVGYEIGRAVGMDKKILCLFRPNSGRKLSSMIAGLHDGHKVTVKNYDGQDFKDILKVFFTMS